A genomic region of Alicyclobacillus sp. SO9 contains the following coding sequences:
- a CDS encoding histidine phosphatase family protein, producing the protein MTSIWIVRHGTTDKNLDYYMIGQTDSSLGNIGRSQATAVAVRLRETPFKVIYSSPLSRAKETAEAVSEENMYHPTVIFHEDLQEIHLGEFEDVSSFAAYEQHRELMDKALAPSLDDFSFPGGELRSTAAVRFQNVILSVASSHPHDEICIVSHGAVIGSWLASVYGKPLGAFRQYQPSHASISKVQVSLQSILQNQNDERKQEVHGKGQSVHVTIEIFDDTSHLQPSK; encoded by the coding sequence ATGACGTCAATTTGGATAGTTCGCCACGGAACAACGGACAAAAATTTAGATTACTACATGATTGGTCAAACAGACAGTTCTCTGGGAAACATCGGACGCAGCCAGGCTACGGCAGTTGCTGTTCGGTTAAGAGAGACTCCTTTTAAAGTAATCTATTCGAGTCCGCTATCGAGAGCCAAGGAAACTGCTGAAGCTGTATCAGAGGAAAATATGTATCACCCGACAGTCATATTTCATGAAGACCTACAGGAAATTCACCTAGGTGAATTTGAGGATGTTTCTTCATTTGCAGCTTACGAACAACACCGCGAACTCATGGATAAAGCACTTGCCCCTTCGCTCGATGATTTTTCTTTTCCAGGAGGAGAACTCCGCTCTACGGCAGCGGTACGTTTTCAAAACGTCATCTTGTCTGTTGCATCTTCACATCCTCATGATGAGATATGCATCGTCAGCCATGGCGCTGTAATTGGAAGTTGGCTAGCATCCGTTTACGGTAAACCGTTGGGAGCTTTTCGCCAATACCAACCCAGTCACGCTTCCATTAGCAAAGTTCAAGTATCGTTACAATCTATTCTCCAAAATCAGAACGACGAGAGGAAACAGGAAGTCCATGGTAAAGGTCAATCTGTCCATGTCACCATTGAGATATTTGACGATACCAGTCACTTGCAGCCGTCCAAATAG
- the cobU gene encoding bifunctional adenosylcobinamide kinase/adenosylcobinamide-phosphate guanylyltransferase, translated as MPVTLIIGGARSGKSSFAERYVQRLSTTENRSVTYIATAQALDDEMAARIAQHQSRRPSHWMTIEEPLNVPPVLGERQSSIILIDCLSLLLNNWMFLGSQSRDEGDFCLDGTSRPGLVKASYGDGDAGVASFKQRTEDLVHALQEHPRQVVVVSNEVGEGIVPVDAMTRLYRDRLGVLNQSVAAVADVVYLMVAGIAVDVRKLGTPW; from the coding sequence GTGCCAGTCACGCTTATCATCGGGGGCGCACGCAGTGGGAAAAGTTCTTTTGCAGAGCGCTATGTTCAGAGATTATCCACCACGGAGAATCGTTCCGTTACGTACATTGCAACAGCGCAGGCGCTGGACGACGAAATGGCAGCACGGATTGCACAACATCAGTCACGGCGCCCTTCACACTGGATGACCATTGAAGAACCGCTGAACGTACCACCTGTACTGGGTGAGCGACAAAGTTCGATTATTCTCATAGATTGCCTGTCATTGTTGCTTAATAACTGGATGTTTCTTGGCTCGCAGAGCAGAGATGAAGGGGATTTCTGTTTGGATGGTACCTCTCGTCCGGGATTGGTCAAGGCGTCTTACGGTGATGGGGATGCAGGGGTAGCATCCTTCAAACAGCGAACTGAGGACCTTGTTCATGCGCTACAAGAACATCCACGTCAGGTCGTGGTGGTCAGCAATGAGGTTGGCGAGGGAATTGTTCCAGTGGATGCGATGACCCGTCTTTACCGTGATAGGCTGGGGGTGCTCAATCAATCTGTTGCTGCCGTTGCGGATGTTGTCTATCTGATGGTAGCGGGTATTGCGGTAGACGTTCGGAAGTTGGGAACCCCGTGGTAA
- a CDS encoding spore germination protein encodes MSYGSFFNFFSHQKHRHRRLEPQREDLSAVLDKNIDLTEKKVRNTLGDSADLVFRKVNLPKNQQLLIIYVIGLVDTKTLNETLLKALVIDAPSEARGRWLPHGVLEFVSKQLIPVANVKNVRTLGEVIDGLLAGNVAVIGTGTRFALLAEMAGWPVRQIEESQSEPSVQGPHEAFNEVLRDTTALIRRRLRDTRLRTEAMIIGESSKTDVAIMYLSGVVNVSVLEEVHRRLQNIHLSSVLDAHYIEEFLEDSPLSPYPQVQNTERPDVVAAALLEGKIAIVVDGTPTVLLVPMTFWNGFQAPDDYYQRSVYVTLVRWIRFMMLNLSIFLTPVYVALTSFHPQMLPTNLLITFAASHNGSPFPVVLEAFMMEIIFEGLREAGVRLPKAVGSAVSIVGGLVVGQAAVEAGIVSAPTVIVVAMSGIASFTIPRYNFGFSYRILRFFVLLLAGTVGLYGITLSFIVILTHQLNLRSFGVPYMSPLSPRNPRQLLDVLVRAPRRYLPQRSRPHQDNPRAKGHPEKSGANST; translated from the coding sequence ATGAGTTACGGAAGCTTTTTCAATTTTTTCAGCCATCAAAAGCATCGACATCGCAGATTGGAGCCGCAACGCGAAGACCTATCCGCTGTACTGGACAAGAATATCGATTTGACTGAAAAAAAAGTGCGAAACACGTTAGGAGATTCCGCCGATCTCGTCTTTCGAAAAGTGAATTTACCCAAAAATCAGCAGCTTCTCATTATCTATGTGATTGGACTTGTGGACACAAAGACATTGAATGAAACCCTGTTGAAGGCTCTAGTGATTGATGCCCCATCAGAGGCACGCGGTAGATGGCTGCCTCATGGTGTTTTGGAGTTCGTCTCCAAACAACTCATTCCAGTTGCCAACGTAAAAAATGTTCGTACACTTGGAGAAGTGATTGACGGACTATTAGCAGGGAATGTTGCAGTAATTGGAACTGGAACTCGCTTCGCATTGCTGGCTGAAATGGCTGGCTGGCCAGTCCGACAGATTGAGGAATCGCAGTCCGAGCCCTCGGTGCAAGGACCTCATGAAGCCTTTAACGAAGTGTTGAGAGATACGACGGCATTGATTCGAAGGCGATTGCGCGACACTCGACTTAGAACCGAAGCTATGATTATCGGGGAGAGCTCCAAGACGGATGTTGCCATCATGTATTTGAGCGGTGTTGTGAATGTGTCAGTACTTGAAGAAGTACATCGGCGGTTGCAGAACATCCACCTTTCTTCTGTCTTGGATGCCCATTACATTGAAGAGTTCCTTGAGGACTCTCCGTTGTCTCCCTACCCTCAAGTTCAGAATACAGAACGTCCTGATGTGGTGGCTGCCGCACTGCTTGAAGGAAAGATTGCCATCGTGGTTGACGGAACTCCAACCGTACTGCTTGTGCCCATGACCTTTTGGAACGGATTTCAGGCGCCTGACGACTATTATCAACGTTCAGTCTACGTAACGCTGGTTCGATGGATTCGTTTTATGATGCTGAATCTTTCAATTTTTCTTACACCCGTTTATGTAGCTCTGACCAGTTTCCATCCACAAATGCTGCCGACCAATTTACTCATTACTTTTGCAGCATCTCACAATGGCAGTCCCTTTCCCGTCGTCCTGGAAGCCTTCATGATGGAGATTATCTTTGAAGGCCTGCGTGAAGCTGGTGTTCGTCTTCCAAAAGCTGTGGGTTCTGCCGTGAGTATCGTCGGCGGTTTAGTTGTTGGACAAGCCGCCGTAGAGGCAGGCATTGTTTCGGCGCCAACCGTTATTGTCGTAGCGATGTCTGGCATTGCGTCCTTTACAATTCCTAGATACAATTTTGGATTTTCATACAGAATTCTTCGGTTTTTTGTATTGCTCTTAGCTGGAACGGTCGGGTTGTACGGAATTACGCTCAGTTTTATTGTCATTCTCACGCATCAATTGAACCTGCGTTCATTCGGTGTTCCATACATGTCTCCACTATCTCCGCGAAATCCCAGGCAGTTACTCGATGTCTTGGTACGAGCACCGCGCAGGTACTTGCCGCAGAGAAGCCGCCCTCATCAGGATAATCCGCGTGCCAAAGGCCATCCTGAAAAATCGGGAGCGAACTCAACATGA
- a CDS encoding MerR family DNA-binding transcriptional regulator: MQISELSRRTGVSVSSLRYYEQENLITPQRLENGYRMFDEIAVERVKAIRFRLNTTQIERVLDCDEKNTLPERNPVCEGM, translated from the coding sequence GTGCAGATCTCTGAACTGTCACGAAGAACTGGAGTTAGCGTGAGCTCTTTGCGTTACTACGAACAAGAGAATTTGATAACCCCTCAGCGCTTAGAAAACGGGTACAGAATGTTTGATGAGATTGCAGTAGAACGAGTGAAAGCTATTCGATTTAGACTCAACACAACCCAGATTGAGAGAGTCTTAGACTGTGACGAGAAGAATACACTTCCAGAAAGAAATCCAGTGTGTGAAGGAATGTGA
- a CDS encoding GerAB/ArcD/ProY family transporter, with translation MYVVNWIVVTGFVLRQITDILITSQFHKTPTYLFIISMSLTAVYMLYKNGIQSIGRTTEVIGLLVVSIVIFTFAFVPFHRPTRTKTTLIE, from the coding sequence TTGTATGTCGTAAACTGGATTGTTGTAACCGGATTTGTCCTTCGTCAGATTACGGACATTTTAATTACCTCTCAATTCCACAAAACGCCTACATACCTTTTCATCATTTCCATGTCGTTGACTGCGGTTTACATGCTGTACAAGAATGGCATTCAATCCATTGGCCGCACGACAGAAGTCATAGGCCTTCTTGTGGTCTCCATCGTAATTTTCACTTTTGCCTTTGTGCCGTTCCATAGACCGACAAGAACAAAAACAACGCTAATCGAATGA
- a CDS encoding A24 family peptidase, whose translation MQLGASWAVLLVVLTAASWADIRTQRIPNLLFATGAVVGFVLRVGFGGAHGFLEALLGFGVGMLVGLLGERLPIGMSRWGMGDAKTLAVMGVCLGWFGVVITVFGAGILLAVIRLTSLTLHKPMRTLAFVPVLAVSASITMGVEFGVFQWLRM comes from the coding sequence ATGCAACTGGGGGCGTCCTGGGCAGTTCTACTGGTGGTTTTAACTGCGGCCAGCTGGGCAGACATCCGTACACAAAGGATTCCCAATCTGCTGTTTGCTACAGGGGCCGTCGTGGGCTTTGTACTGCGTGTTGGATTTGGGGGAGCACATGGGTTTCTTGAAGCATTATTGGGTTTTGGCGTAGGGATGTTGGTCGGGTTACTCGGAGAACGGTTGCCTATCGGAATGAGTCGCTGGGGGATGGGAGATGCCAAGACCCTGGCTGTGATGGGGGTCTGTTTGGGGTGGTTTGGCGTCGTGATCACGGTCTTTGGCGCTGGCATCCTGTTAGCCGTCATTCGTCTGACGTCCCTGACCTTGCATAAGCCGATGCGGACATTGGCATTTGTACCTGTGTTGGCGGTCTCTGCCTCCATCACCATGGGCGTGGAATTCGGGGTGTTTCAATGGCTGCGAATGTAG
- the cobD gene encoding threonine-phosphate decarboxylase CobD, protein MTEESFNHGGMIYHQAKQMGVHPTNVLDFSANINPLGPPVSVTTAIQRALPMIVHYPDSTQSEVKNTLADYFGLRSSHFLIGNGASEIIDLLFKALNPKRIVVFEPAFSEYKRAAKRHGIPVLQVPLWKTQDNLWRVQGKSAPNPTELYNYEMLKQSLRRYTLVLRTGDVVVLNIPHNPTGLCFHLDSWYLLAQEWMQQGVRVIVDESFLDFLSDETRYTAIPKATDSESLFVVRSATKFYAIPGLRFGFAIGSSTLFQKIERYRDGWSVNQLAQVAASAAYKDREFQRQTHQWLETERAHVVRLWEAHPKLTLYMGKVNFFLLHFKNTELGSQVEEFLRTRNIMIRNCRNFEGLGASFYRVAIRTHNENEILYKAITDYLDGCK, encoded by the coding sequence ATGACTGAAGAATCGTTCAATCACGGTGGAATGATTTATCATCAAGCAAAGCAAATGGGGGTTCATCCCACCAACGTCTTGGACTTTAGTGCGAATATTAACCCTCTCGGACCACCAGTTTCCGTTACAACTGCGATCCAACGTGCGCTTCCAATGATAGTTCACTATCCGGATTCAACCCAAAGTGAAGTAAAGAATACTTTAGCAGATTACTTTGGTCTCAGGAGTTCACATTTCTTAATAGGCAACGGCGCGAGTGAGATCATTGATTTGTTGTTCAAAGCGTTGAATCCAAAACGTATTGTTGTTTTTGAACCGGCTTTCTCGGAATATAAAAGAGCAGCAAAAAGGCATGGGATTCCTGTGTTGCAAGTTCCTTTATGGAAGACCCAAGACAACCTCTGGCGAGTACAGGGCAAATCCGCACCAAATCCTACTGAACTTTATAATTACGAAATGCTGAAACAATCACTTAGACGCTACACGTTGGTTTTGCGTACAGGGGATGTAGTGGTGTTGAATATACCCCATAATCCAACGGGTCTTTGCTTTCACTTAGATAGTTGGTACCTGTTGGCTCAAGAATGGATGCAACAGGGGGTTCGTGTCATTGTAGATGAGTCTTTTCTCGATTTTCTATCCGATGAAACAAGGTATACAGCTATACCGAAAGCGACTGATTCTGAATCGCTATTTGTTGTTCGTTCTGCAACAAAATTCTACGCTATACCAGGACTTCGTTTTGGTTTTGCTATTGGCTCATCGACGTTGTTTCAGAAAATAGAACGGTATCGTGACGGGTGGAGTGTAAACCAGTTGGCCCAGGTTGCTGCTTCTGCTGCATATAAAGATAGAGAATTTCAAAGACAAACACATCAATGGCTTGAGACAGAACGGGCACATGTTGTACGACTATGGGAAGCCCATCCGAAACTGACCTTATATATGGGTAAAGTCAACTTCTTCTTACTCCACTTCAAGAATACTGAACTGGGAAGTCAAGTAGAAGAGTTTCTGAGAACCAGAAACATTATGATCCGAAATTGTAGGAATTTCGAAGGACTCGGTGCCAGTTTCTATCGGGTTGCAATTCGAACTCATAATGAGAATGAAATATTATACAAAGCGATTACTGACTATTTGGACGGCTGCAAGTGA
- a CDS encoding AAA family ATPase has product MERPTFIVIDPNLELARATCELLSPKGDAFPTVELKGVLRIQKQQGHVDAILLDVDATEDLSGTVERLHRVYPTALLYVTGERIPVSLWGPLVELGVRDLVSHPLTARRIAQLVGFDFESIKQEVTPQTQGPPDTAMSAVAARRQLDHKPTYSRVICVTSPKGGEGRTTLVTHLASHYAKHGPVVIIDADAQGDIANAFRLDVSHTIAEIDSVKSEKAYLDTLLAMDKETGIRILPSPVGERMNHISRKQLERAIIEYRRFYPVILIDLPQGFLPLHRTALDFATQYICVVTPDTKRYQRVEEYVRKLRTEGGEPGVSAVEFVLNYNKPYSKIEDRPVRALLQGYKVTGLPYDRSLMQRIVGKKLFKACKVLEDEQVDVVSQVVQPKKKWRGKRA; this is encoded by the coding sequence GTGGAAAGACCAACGTTCATCGTAATTGACCCGAATTTGGAACTGGCGAGGGCCACGTGCGAGCTGCTGAGCCCCAAAGGAGACGCGTTCCCTACAGTTGAATTGAAAGGTGTCCTACGTATCCAGAAACAACAGGGGCATGTGGACGCTATTCTCCTGGATGTGGATGCCACGGAGGACCTGTCTGGGACTGTGGAACGGCTTCACCGGGTCTATCCTACGGCACTGCTGTACGTAACAGGGGAACGGATCCCGGTGAGTTTATGGGGCCCGCTCGTCGAGCTGGGTGTACGGGATTTGGTGTCCCATCCCTTGACGGCACGCAGAATCGCACAACTGGTGGGCTTTGACTTTGAATCGATAAAGCAAGAGGTTACACCGCAAACACAAGGGCCCCCGGACACAGCCATGTCTGCCGTTGCTGCACGACGACAATTGGATCACAAACCCACGTATTCCCGTGTCATCTGCGTGACCAGTCCGAAAGGCGGCGAGGGGCGAACGACCCTCGTCACGCATTTGGCCAGTCACTATGCGAAGCATGGCCCTGTGGTCATTATTGATGCGGATGCGCAGGGGGACATCGCCAATGCGTTCCGGTTGGATGTATCTCATACCATCGCTGAAATTGATAGCGTGAAATCTGAGAAAGCGTATCTGGATACGCTCCTGGCGATGGACAAAGAAACTGGCATTCGAATCCTCCCGAGCCCCGTAGGGGAAAGGATGAATCATATCTCCCGCAAGCAGCTGGAGCGGGCGATCATCGAATACCGTCGTTTCTATCCGGTCATCCTGATTGATTTGCCGCAAGGGTTCTTGCCCCTGCATCGGACAGCACTGGACTTTGCCACACAGTACATTTGTGTGGTGACCCCGGATACAAAACGCTATCAGCGCGTTGAAGAATATGTTCGGAAGTTGAGAACAGAAGGGGGAGAGCCAGGTGTGTCTGCTGTGGAATTTGTGCTGAACTATAACAAACCCTATAGCAAAATAGAGGACCGGCCTGTACGTGCCTTGTTACAAGGGTATAAGGTGACCGGGTTGCCATACGACAGAAGCCTCATGCAACGGATTGTTGGCAAGAAGCTGTTCAAGGCGTGCAAGGTCCTGGAGGATGAGCAGGTCGATGTTGTCTCTCAAGTCGTGCAACCGAAGAAGAAGTGGAGGGGGAAACGTGCATAA
- a CDS encoding ABC transporter substrate-binding protein gives MNEIRKWTVGSIVVFGTTALVVGCGTPPKRSANATANTTGQSTPSANVKNTTYPLTIKDEAGHTRTIPKQPHHIASTTEGTDEILSALVPKKDVAMVTTYATNPAYSNVIHWAKGITAIQKANASQILAVHPDLVLAASYTKAGVVSQLTQAGVPVFEFTQFHSISGIEKNIKLTGKLVGAQPRAQRLVAKMNTDLAKIQTAVKRKEKPTVLDYSSYGFAAGKGTTVNSIIVDAGGVNAAAKVKGWNKITDEEIIKMNPQVIITANSDKRFANKLLHDSKLQTVRAVKNHRVYAVSGASLSSVSQYIIKGVKDVAHVLHPSVSLPTITFTKNE, from the coding sequence ATGAACGAAATTCGCAAGTGGACAGTAGGCTCAATCGTAGTTTTTGGAACAACAGCTTTAGTAGTAGGTTGCGGCACGCCCCCCAAACGCTCGGCAAATGCAACTGCCAATACCACCGGTCAATCCACGCCATCAGCCAACGTAAAGAACACCACTTATCCCCTCACCATCAAGGACGAGGCAGGGCACACGAGGACAATCCCGAAACAGCCTCACCACATTGCCTCAACAACAGAGGGAACGGATGAGATTCTATCGGCACTGGTTCCCAAAAAAGATGTCGCGATGGTTACAACTTATGCAACAAATCCGGCATATTCCAATGTCATCCATTGGGCCAAAGGAATCACGGCCATTCAAAAAGCAAACGCCAGCCAAATTCTAGCCGTTCATCCCGATCTCGTTTTGGCAGCTTCGTATACGAAGGCGGGTGTGGTGAGCCAGCTGACACAGGCTGGTGTTCCCGTCTTTGAATTTACGCAGTTTCATTCCATATCCGGTATTGAAAAAAATATCAAACTGACCGGCAAGCTTGTAGGGGCACAGCCGAGGGCTCAGAGACTTGTGGCGAAAATGAATACGGATTTGGCGAAGATTCAAACAGCAGTAAAAAGGAAAGAGAAGCCAACAGTTTTAGACTATAGTTCGTATGGCTTCGCTGCCGGAAAAGGGACGACCGTGAACAGTATCATTGTGGATGCGGGCGGTGTGAACGCTGCAGCAAAGGTCAAAGGATGGAATAAAATCACGGATGAAGAGATTATCAAGATGAATCCGCAAGTGATTATTACGGCTAACAGTGACAAGAGATTTGCGAACAAACTTCTTCACGATTCAAAGCTTCAGACAGTGCGTGCTGTGAAAAATCATCGCGTGTATGCGGTGAGTGGTGCCAGTCTTTCGTCGGTGTCTCAATATATTATCAAGGGAGTAAAGGATGTCGCTCATGTTCTTCATCCATCAGTTTCGTTGCCTACAATTACATTTACGAAAAATGAGTAA
- a CDS encoding GerAB/ArcD/ProY family transporter: protein MKSRMPITGGQLFWITCMFDLGMAAFVMISPTIQRVQNDAWISLAISGLLSMTAAWIEIRLSLYYPDKTFVEYVNDIVGSWIGKALLASCMS from the coding sequence GTGAAATCACGAATGCCAATTACGGGCGGTCAATTGTTCTGGATTACCTGCATGTTTGACTTAGGTATGGCGGCTTTTGTCATGATTTCTCCAACGATTCAACGTGTCCAAAATGACGCATGGATCTCACTGGCCATCAGCGGCCTTTTAAGCATGACCGCTGCTTGGATTGAAATTCGTTTGAGTCTGTACTATCCCGACAAGACATTTGTTGAGTACGTGAACGACATTGTGGGCAGCTGGATAGGCAAGGCTCTATTGGCATCTTGTATGTCGTAA
- a CDS encoding Ger(x)C family spore germination protein, translating to MKMLHFGNIIVLIAMSFLTSGCWDRIELNNRALVMASGIDLKDDGSLLLTDQVILPINLSKGLGTLRQQFITVSATGRNILDAGQNMQAKLSRKYFLGHRRIIFIGEKLAKHGLSGIMDEFTRNPDVRLRSDVFVVENGTAEHALHIRSPLEQYPSLAIMKSRKFVGGDIGTTLLPFLMASVHPTSSPTFPVMKIVPESPHSNKTTFQFMGRAVFNKQLKLIGYLNYSEAAYRLWVLNTLSTYQATFKLNTDKDSAKGKGYATIDFSKFHSRINPVFQNGRLHYVVNLTGKGILRESENNIKFKSPEDINLVEKKAEKEVKWRVNDLIAKVQHQYHTDIFGFDLALARKYPRQWKTAKRHWTEIFSDVPVQVNTRIKIQAVGQTSESIVSPKEAERGQW from the coding sequence ATGAAGATGCTGCACTTCGGAAACATCATTGTTCTCATTGCAATGAGTTTTCTCACTAGTGGCTGCTGGGATCGGATTGAACTGAACAATAGAGCGCTGGTGATGGCGTCCGGTATTGATTTGAAGGACGATGGTAGCCTATTGTTAACCGACCAGGTCATTCTCCCCATTAACTTGTCCAAGGGACTTGGGACACTGCGCCAGCAATTTATTACTGTCTCGGCTACAGGACGTAACATCCTTGATGCAGGACAAAACATGCAAGCAAAACTGTCGAGAAAATATTTCCTCGGTCACCGCAGAATCATCTTCATTGGTGAAAAACTGGCCAAACACGGACTCAGCGGCATCATGGATGAATTCACGAGAAATCCAGATGTCAGGCTGCGCAGTGATGTTTTTGTTGTCGAAAATGGCACTGCGGAACATGCACTTCACATCCGGTCTCCACTAGAGCAGTACCCTTCGTTGGCCATTATGAAGAGTCGGAAATTTGTCGGCGGGGATATCGGAACCACACTGCTCCCGTTTTTGATGGCTTCCGTACATCCTACAAGCAGTCCAACCTTTCCGGTGATGAAAATCGTACCCGAGTCTCCGCACTCGAACAAAACAACATTCCAGTTCATGGGTAGAGCTGTTTTTAACAAGCAATTGAAGCTAATCGGTTACTTGAATTACTCAGAGGCAGCCTATCGCCTTTGGGTACTCAATACACTAAGTACATACCAGGCGACGTTTAAGTTGAATACAGATAAAGATAGTGCAAAGGGCAAAGGATATGCCACCATTGACTTTTCTAAGTTCCACAGTCGCATTAATCCAGTATTTCAGAACGGACGTTTGCATTACGTTGTCAATCTCACCGGAAAAGGAATACTGCGTGAATCTGAAAACAACATCAAGTTCAAGTCCCCTGAAGACATAAATCTGGTTGAGAAGAAGGCAGAAAAGGAAGTCAAATGGCGCGTAAATGACCTTATCGCGAAGGTACAGCATCAATATCATACCGATATTTTTGGATTCGATCTTGCCTTGGCAAGAAAGTATCCTCGTCAGTGGAAAACAGCAAAGCGACACTGGACAGAGATCTTTTCCGATGTTCCAGTTCAGGTAAACACCCGAATAAAGATACAGGCTGTCGGACAAACATCCGAAAGCATTGTATCACCGAAAGAAGCAGAAAGGGGCCAGTGGTAA
- the cobS gene encoding adenosylcobinamide-GDP ribazoletransferase, whose protein sequence is MSKWMSFLITLPLQTGKRILLAVQFLTIIPVPHFRNVSEKDIRETAPFFPLVGALLGLILWGIQDTLRLSFPNIISTTLSLMVYTFLTGALHLDGLMDTFDALGSRKSTDKALEIMKDSRVGAMGAISAIVVYLGKAAVLYSLPGNAWGVVIVVPVLSRFGMVVAMAIAPSARGKDGLAGMFAQKISYQSLAYSIAITGLLSIGLNSVFLGLGLMLGLIVLSILITVYLSHRFGGMTGDTYGALNEILEWLGWVWGFYIFFHG, encoded by the coding sequence GTGTCAAAATGGATGTCATTTTTGATAACGCTTCCTTTGCAAACCGGGAAAAGAATCCTGCTCGCAGTCCAATTCCTAACGATTATCCCAGTTCCTCATTTCAGAAACGTGTCCGAAAAAGATATACGTGAGACAGCACCTTTCTTTCCTTTGGTAGGAGCATTGTTAGGCTTAATATTGTGGGGAATACAGGACACCCTTCGCCTTAGTTTTCCAAATATCATCAGCACGACTTTGTCTTTGATGGTGTATACGTTTCTCACGGGAGCTCTTCATCTGGATGGTCTCATGGATACCTTCGATGCGCTAGGTAGTCGTAAGTCGACGGATAAGGCACTGGAAATCATGAAGGACAGCCGTGTAGGAGCCATGGGCGCAATCAGTGCCATTGTTGTCTATCTAGGAAAGGCAGCAGTACTCTATTCGCTTCCGGGCAATGCTTGGGGTGTTGTTATCGTCGTGCCAGTGTTATCCCGGTTCGGCATGGTAGTCGCGATGGCAATCGCTCCATCTGCACGCGGGAAAGATGGACTAGCTGGAATGTTTGCACAAAAAATTTCCTATCAGTCCCTCGCGTATTCAATCGCGATTACTGGCTTGCTCTCAATTGGACTGAATTCAGTCTTCTTAGGTCTTGGGTTAATGCTTGGACTGATTGTGCTGTCAATCCTCATTACGGTCTACTTAAGCCATCGATTTGGCGGAATGACCGGAGACACTTATGGTGCGTTAAATGAAATTTTAGAATGGTTGGGCTGGGTTTGGGGTTTCTACATATTTTTTCATGGCTGA
- the cbiB gene encoding adenosylcobinamide-phosphate synthase CbiB gives MVVLIAMFVDKVVGDPQGLPHPVIFIGRWISYWERKWNLAPYSSHPRTRLALGACLTFLTVGLSWFIPFLVLHWIYHIQRIVWMILNIWLISTTIAWKGLADAGKSVYHALTQQGLEAARIEVAMIVGRDTEHLSESEVIRATVETVAENIVDAIVSPVFFGVLGGAPLALAFRAANTLDSMVGYRNERYFYFGRASARLDDVLNYLPARLTIILLSAAVYVSRLSLKGAWNMLRRDSPHHPSPNAGIPESMVAGALSVRLGGTNFYQGVVSERATMGDSVRPLSSMDILTTMTLMHRVSWYIVILIGLMIGGGLLCQNGCHF, from the coding sequence ATGGTAGTCTTGATAGCAATGTTTGTGGACAAGGTAGTAGGTGACCCTCAGGGGTTGCCTCACCCTGTTATTTTCATTGGGCGCTGGATTTCATACTGGGAACGAAAGTGGAACCTCGCTCCCTACAGTAGTCATCCACGCACCCGGCTAGCATTAGGTGCATGTCTAACTTTTTTGACGGTTGGATTATCATGGTTCATTCCTTTTCTGGTATTACATTGGATTTATCATATCCAACGAATCGTATGGATGATACTGAATATTTGGCTCATTTCAACAACCATTGCGTGGAAAGGGCTCGCGGATGCAGGGAAGTCTGTTTATCACGCCTTGACACAACAGGGACTAGAAGCTGCTCGTATAGAAGTTGCAATGATTGTTGGACGAGATACTGAGCACCTTTCCGAGAGTGAAGTAATTCGTGCCACAGTCGAAACTGTGGCAGAAAACATTGTTGATGCGATTGTATCTCCTGTGTTTTTTGGTGTACTTGGAGGTGCACCTTTGGCTCTGGCTTTCAGAGCCGCGAATACCCTGGATTCTATGGTTGGATATCGAAATGAACGCTATTTCTACTTTGGACGCGCGTCTGCCAGACTAGATGATGTGCTGAACTACCTACCGGCGCGTTTGACCATCATTCTCTTATCTGCCGCCGTCTACGTTTCTCGTCTTTCCTTAAAGGGGGCTTGGAACATGCTCCGCAGAGATTCGCCTCATCACCCAAGTCCGAACGCAGGCATACCCGAGAGCATGGTAGCCGGTGCTTTATCTGTCCGACTGGGCGGCACGAATTTCTACCAGGGCGTTGTAAGTGAACGTGCAACAATGGGAGATAGCGTCCGTCCTTTGTCCTCGATGGATATCCTCACTACGATGACACTGATGCACCGCGTGTCCTGGTATATCGTCATTCTGATAGGACTTATGATTGGGGGTGGGCTGTTGTGTCAAAATGGATGTCATTTTTGA